In one Corallococcus sp. EGB genomic region, the following are encoded:
- the plsX gene encoding phosphate acyltransferase PlsX, translating to MVGKPQHITIAFDVMGSDHGPAEVVRGAAQLSLESPNIHALLVGDRPVIDEALAGIKHNGERISVHHAGDYVGMDEKPGEALARKPESSVAVAARLVAEGEAHALVSAGNTGAGVLACKRHFQLIPGVRRAALATVYPTRSVRGAKQDPFSLILDVGATVEATAEDLVAFAVMGSAYARIISRNDRPKVALLSNGVEPQKGPPRVVEAHQRLSQMPGLNFMGNVEGIDIPRGTVDVIVTDGFVGNVCLKMLEGVHDTVMELAQYAYKESLRWRAGLAMLSSGIERLKDITDWEQYGGAPILGFDRIFIKAHGRSRARAIANAGKVAAKAVANELGTAIQEGLAK from the coding sequence ATGGTGGGCAAGCCGCAGCACATCACCATCGCGTTCGACGTGATGGGGAGCGATCACGGCCCGGCGGAGGTGGTGCGAGGTGCCGCCCAGCTCTCGCTGGAGTCTCCGAACATCCACGCGCTGCTCGTGGGGGACCGGCCGGTCATCGACGAGGCCCTGGCGGGCATCAAGCACAACGGGGAGCGCATCTCCGTGCACCACGCGGGGGACTACGTGGGCATGGACGAGAAGCCCGGTGAGGCGCTGGCTCGGAAGCCCGAGTCCTCCGTCGCGGTGGCCGCCCGGCTGGTGGCGGAAGGGGAGGCGCATGCGCTCGTCTCCGCGGGCAACACGGGCGCGGGCGTGCTCGCGTGCAAGCGCCACTTCCAGCTGATTCCCGGCGTGCGCCGCGCGGCCCTGGCCACGGTGTACCCCACGCGCAGCGTGCGCGGCGCGAAGCAGGACCCCTTCAGCCTCATCCTGGACGTGGGCGCCACGGTGGAGGCCACCGCGGAGGACCTGGTGGCGTTCGCCGTCATGGGGAGCGCCTACGCGCGCATCATCTCCCGCAACGACCGGCCCAAGGTGGCGCTGCTGTCGAATGGCGTGGAGCCCCAGAAGGGCCCGCCCCGGGTGGTGGAGGCGCACCAGCGGCTGTCGCAGATGCCGGGGCTCAACTTCATGGGGAACGTGGAGGGCATCGACATTCCGCGCGGCACGGTGGACGTGATTGTCACCGACGGCTTCGTGGGCAACGTGTGCCTGAAGATGCTGGAGGGCGTGCACGACACGGTGATGGAGCTGGCCCAGTACGCCTACAAGGAGAGCCTGCGCTGGCGCGCGGGCCTGGCCATGCTGTCCTCCGGCATCGAGCGGCTGAAGGACATCACGGACTGGGAGCAGTACGGCGGCGCGCCCATCCTGGGGTTCGACCGCATCTTCATCAAGGCGCACGGCCGCTCCAGGGCGCGCGCCATCGCGAACGCGGGCAAGGTGGCCGCCAAGGCGGTGGCGAACGAGCTGGGCACCGCCATCCAGGAGGGCCTGGCGAAGTGA
- a CDS encoding MFS transporter, with translation MKLAREASLRVVFGIAVLDLIGFGILIPQLGVYGVRFGASPFAVGLLVAVYSLMQLVAAPVMGRLSDRFGRRPVLLVSQVGSLVGYVLFAFAHTLPLLFLSRVIDGVSGGNVSTAQAVVADITRPHERARGMGVIGAAFGLGFVLGPALGGFLGAWGGNRAIGLFAAGLSALNLFNTWFFLPETRKADSPSATTRTMRGAAAALTLPVVGRCVVLVLLYTVAFSQMEGTFSVYLLTRFLSSGPVPLEGGWLVHAVHPDAAILREASLRSGALFAVVGVLSALVQGGLVRRLVAAGHGASRPAAPGGPGSRGGREAPVAVVGFGLTAAGLALLPVAPSYGWLFPVMGLLAVGSALVTPCLSALVSLHAPMERQGAVLGAYQASGSLGRIVGPALGGLLFTRLGPTAPYGTGAVLVALGGLLALSLVTQVRMSGAGAEQSS, from the coding sequence GTGAAGTTGGCTCGGGAGGCGTCGCTGCGGGTGGTGTTCGGCATCGCCGTCCTGGACCTCATCGGGTTCGGCATCCTGATTCCGCAGCTGGGCGTGTACGGCGTGCGCTTTGGCGCTTCCCCCTTCGCGGTGGGGCTGCTCGTCGCGGTGTACTCGCTGATGCAGCTGGTGGCGGCGCCCGTCATGGGGCGGCTGTCGGACCGCTTCGGCCGGCGGCCGGTGCTGCTGGTGTCGCAGGTGGGGTCGCTGGTGGGCTACGTGCTCTTCGCCTTCGCGCACACGCTGCCCCTGTTGTTCCTGTCGCGCGTCATCGACGGGGTGTCCGGCGGCAACGTGTCCACGGCGCAGGCGGTGGTGGCGGACATCACCAGGCCGCATGAGCGCGCGCGGGGCATGGGGGTGATTGGCGCGGCGTTCGGCCTGGGCTTCGTGCTGGGGCCCGCGCTGGGCGGCTTCCTGGGGGCGTGGGGCGGCAACCGGGCCATCGGCCTGTTCGCGGCGGGGCTGTCCGCGCTGAACCTCTTCAACACCTGGTTCTTCCTGCCGGAGACGCGCAAGGCGGACTCGCCCTCCGCCACCACGCGCACCATGCGGGGCGCGGCCGCCGCGTTGACGCTGCCCGTCGTGGGCCGGTGCGTGGTGCTGGTGCTGCTCTACACGGTGGCCTTCTCGCAGATGGAGGGCACCTTCTCCGTGTACCTGCTGACGCGCTTCCTCTCCTCCGGGCCGGTGCCGCTGGAGGGCGGGTGGCTGGTGCACGCGGTGCATCCGGACGCGGCCATCCTGAGGGAGGCGAGCCTGCGCTCGGGGGCGCTCTTCGCGGTGGTGGGCGTGCTGTCCGCGCTGGTGCAGGGCGGGCTGGTGCGCCGGCTGGTGGCGGCGGGCCATGGCGCATCGCGTCCGGCGGCGCCCGGTGGCCCGGGGAGCAGGGGAGGGCGGGAGGCCCCGGTGGCCGTGGTGGGCTTCGGGCTGACGGCGGCGGGGCTGGCGCTGCTGCCGGTGGCGCCGTCGTACGGATGGCTGTTTCCGGTGATGGGCCTGCTGGCGGTGGGCTCCGCGCTGGTGACGCCGTGCCTGTCCGCGCTGGTGTCACTGCACGCGCCCATGGAGCGGCAGGGCGCGGTGTTGGGGGCTTATCAGGCGTCCGGTTCACTGGGCCGCATCGTGGGCCCGGCGCTGGGCGGGCTGCTCTTCACCCGTCTGGGCCCGACGGCCCCTTACGGGACGGGCGCGGTGCTGGTGGCGCTGGGTGGACTTTTGGCACTGTCCCTGGTGACACAGGTGCGAATGTCGGGGGCGGGCGCGGAGCAAAGCTCATAG
- the gltC gene encoding adventurous gliding motility protein GltC, with translation MRTHRFLRLAVLGLTLAYTAPTLAQSFEGLDLAGQSKKKKKGASSKASAKKKKPSARHGKGKAAATADDADADSDVSPSAATSAPAPAGNPATPPAALTTTPTPAMPASAASKPAPVSKPAPASKPAPQGSPGLGLDLTGDNDKPPAPTMTFDAVDVSGKTADRQRLDAAISLFKNDEYEKAAMASHELLGDPKLQGLHVEARYVLAKSLYRMGLYHSSLGEFSKILAAGPSTKFFKTSLEWLFFISRKTQNETVILDEIARYANYEFPEKFRNEFRYLLARYHFVRGRALDQVGQTENADKSFEEVKRLALTIPRTDPFYPRAKYLEGLAFFRNGTNHKDAAAKRGNTDVMASLEAMKEVVRLTRPQAGRTGEAAKLDKSLRELAFMQLARTHYGMQQNRFSIFYLNKVERGNTQWLEALFESSWANYRIGQYEQALGNLITLSSPFFREEYFPEALILKAVIYYENCRYRESNLILQDFERTYLPVHDELDALVKKNMDASEYYTVLADVQKKNKEGLEKNGTDIILERILRLALTDQDLKKTNDSILELEGEMDLFAKKGDTFKYSELTKQLLEGLKVQRTSLIAKAGIMAKGKLETELGSLKLLLANGLRIKFETTTKEKEFLEEQLKAGGRTAIVKKYKYSVAVADDQLYWPYEGEYWRDELGTYQYTLTKGCIERDTANRQIQSAEAM, from the coding sequence ATGCGCACCCACCGGTTCCTCCGCCTCGCCGTCCTCGGGCTCACGCTCGCGTACACGGCCCCCACGCTGGCCCAGTCCTTCGAAGGGCTGGACCTGGCGGGCCAGTCGAAGAAGAAGAAGAAGGGGGCCTCCTCCAAGGCCTCCGCGAAGAAGAAGAAGCCGTCCGCCAGGCACGGCAAGGGCAAGGCGGCCGCCACGGCTGACGACGCGGACGCGGACTCGGATGTGTCCCCCTCCGCCGCCACCAGCGCGCCTGCCCCTGCGGGCAACCCGGCCACGCCGCCCGCGGCCCTGACGACGACGCCCACGCCGGCCATGCCCGCCTCTGCCGCCTCCAAGCCCGCGCCCGTCTCCAAGCCCGCGCCCGCCTCCAAGCCGGCGCCCCAGGGCTCCCCCGGGCTGGGCCTGGACCTGACGGGTGACAACGACAAGCCGCCCGCGCCGACGATGACGTTCGACGCGGTGGACGTGTCCGGCAAGACGGCGGACCGCCAGCGCTTGGACGCGGCCATCAGCCTGTTCAAGAACGACGAGTACGAGAAGGCCGCCATGGCCTCCCACGAGCTGCTCGGCGACCCCAAGCTCCAGGGCCTGCACGTCGAAGCGCGCTACGTGCTGGCGAAGTCGCTCTACCGCATGGGGCTGTACCACTCGTCGCTGGGCGAGTTCTCCAAGATCCTCGCCGCGGGCCCGTCCACGAAGTTCTTCAAGACGAGCCTGGAGTGGCTGTTCTTCATCAGCCGCAAGACGCAGAACGAGACGGTCATCCTGGATGAGATCGCCCGGTACGCGAACTACGAGTTCCCGGAGAAGTTCCGGAACGAGTTCCGCTACCTGCTGGCGCGCTACCACTTCGTGCGGGGCCGCGCGTTGGACCAGGTGGGCCAGACGGAGAACGCGGACAAGTCCTTCGAAGAGGTGAAGCGCCTGGCGCTGACCATCCCGCGCACGGATCCGTTCTACCCGCGCGCGAAGTACCTGGAGGGCCTGGCCTTCTTCCGCAACGGCACGAACCACAAGGACGCGGCGGCCAAGCGCGGCAACACGGACGTCATGGCGTCCCTGGAGGCGATGAAGGAAGTCGTGCGCCTCACCCGTCCCCAGGCGGGCCGCACCGGCGAGGCGGCGAAGCTGGACAAGTCGCTGCGCGAGCTGGCCTTCATGCAGCTGGCCCGCACGCACTACGGCATGCAGCAGAACCGCTTCTCCATCTTCTATCTGAACAAGGTGGAGCGCGGGAACACGCAGTGGCTGGAGGCGCTCTTCGAGTCCTCCTGGGCCAACTACCGCATCGGTCAGTACGAGCAGGCGCTGGGCAACCTCATCACCCTGTCGTCGCCCTTCTTCCGCGAGGAGTACTTCCCGGAGGCGCTCATCCTCAAGGCGGTCATCTACTACGAGAACTGCCGCTACCGGGAGTCCAACCTCATCCTCCAGGACTTCGAGCGCACCTACCTGCCCGTGCACGACGAGCTGGACGCGCTCGTGAAGAAGAACATGGACGCCTCCGAGTACTACACGGTGCTCGCGGACGTGCAGAAGAAGAACAAGGAGGGCCTGGAGAAGAACGGCACGGACATCATCCTGGAGCGCATCCTCCGGCTGGCCCTCACGGACCAGGACCTGAAGAAGACCAACGACTCCATCCTGGAGCTCGAGGGGGAGATGGACCTGTTCGCCAAGAAGGGCGACACGTTCAAGTACTCGGAGCTGACCAAGCAGCTGCTGGAGGGCCTGAAGGTCCAGCGCACCAGCCTCATCGCCAAGGCGGGCATCATGGCCAAGGGCAAGCTGGAGACGGAGCTGGGCTCGCTCAAGCTGCTGCTCGCCAACGGCCTGCGCATCAAGTTCGAGACCACCACCAAGGAGAAGGAGTTCCTGGAGGAGCAGCTCAAGGCGGGCGGCCGCACGGCCATCGTCAAGAAGTACAAGTACTCCGTGGCGGTGGCGGACGATCAGCTCTACTGGCCCTATGAGGGCGAGTACTGGCGTGACGAGCTGGGCACGTACCAGTACACGCTGACCAAGGGCTGCATCGAGCGCGACACGGCCAACCGTCAAATCCAGTCCGCCGAGGCGATGTAG
- a CDS encoding outer membrane beta-barrel domain-containing protein, with protein sequence MKPAVRLLLTLCAGVPALASAADQAPAPAAAAPAAPAPATPAPAPAPAAPKTAAPKTAANSNPPTTSQEEEAGDVSEVDKDALGPLRERIRPVSGHMFLKKGRFELSPSASVTIRDAFFKKYLFGGTLTYFPMETLGVGLRAGYALNSVAGSAQICTFTPGEGGDTRGCRAPTKGELDGYAPGQMTLMGGVDVQWAPIYGKLSLLAEKFVHFDMYGVVGASVVQYKGPATSLTDGTPVAGSKSYLTGGGNVGVGLRFFFNRWMTLRTELRDLIYVEKGRDPTPNYLRNQIMFELGLSFFFPSGS encoded by the coding sequence ATGAAGCCCGCCGTCCGTCTGCTCCTGACCCTGTGCGCGGGCGTGCCCGCGCTCGCCTCCGCCGCCGACCAGGCCCCCGCTCCGGCCGCCGCCGCGCCCGCGGCTCCCGCACCGGCCACACCGGCTCCGGCTCCGGCGCCCGCGGCTCCGAAGACCGCGGCTCCGAAGACCGCGGCCAACTCCAACCCGCCCACCACCTCCCAGGAGGAGGAGGCCGGCGACGTGTCCGAGGTGGACAAGGACGCCCTGGGGCCCCTTCGCGAGCGCATCCGGCCGGTGTCCGGCCACATGTTCCTCAAGAAGGGCCGCTTCGAGCTGAGCCCGTCCGCGTCCGTCACCATCCGCGACGCGTTCTTCAAGAAGTACCTCTTCGGCGGCACCCTCACGTACTTCCCCATGGAGACGCTGGGCGTGGGCCTGCGCGCCGGCTACGCGCTGAACTCCGTGGCGGGCTCCGCGCAGATCTGCACCTTCACGCCGGGCGAGGGCGGTGACACCCGCGGCTGCCGCGCGCCCACCAAGGGCGAATTGGATGGGTACGCGCCCGGCCAGATGACGCTCATGGGCGGCGTGGACGTCCAGTGGGCGCCCATCTACGGCAAGCTGTCGCTGCTGGCGGAGAAGTTCGTCCACTTCGACATGTACGGCGTCGTGGGCGCGTCCGTGGTCCAGTACAAGGGCCCGGCGACGTCGCTGACGGACGGCACGCCCGTCGCGGGCAGCAAGTCGTACCTCACGGGCGGTGGCAACGTGGGCGTCGGCCTGCGCTTCTTCTTCAACCGCTGGATGACGCTGCGCACGGAGCTGCGCGACCTCATCTACGTGGAGAAGGGCCGCGACCCCACGCCCAACTACCTCCGCAACCAGATCATGTTCGAGCTGGGCCTGTCCTTCTTCTTCCCCTCCGGTTCCTGA
- a CDS encoding outer membrane beta-barrel domain-containing protein gives MNRPTLLLALSLMWPALAPAQTQEGMGLDLTEDAQAKPPAENPAPPPDEEARPASPPAATPAKDIPIEALMPLTDITQDDRVKSVQRKVYLKKNRLEISPFVSISVNDPFYSKFGGSLRAAWYLSDTLAISARGSLIQVLPSDDVRTAKRTFNSKIYNSVPNWSAMGDLEWAPLYGKVSFLNSILHFDGYLLGGMGVVRTETSALPDRGLNPAFDLGLGMRFVTKDYLAVNVALINTSYVDQPLGSSKGAIQNVMTLNAGISIFLPLKSTGRESE, from the coding sequence TTGAACCGCCCCACGCTGCTGCTTGCGCTGAGCCTGATGTGGCCCGCGCTGGCCCCCGCCCAGACCCAGGAAGGCATGGGCCTCGATCTCACCGAGGACGCCCAGGCCAAGCCGCCCGCAGAGAACCCCGCGCCGCCGCCGGACGAGGAAGCCCGCCCCGCGTCGCCGCCTGCCGCCACGCCGGCGAAGGACATCCCGATTGAAGCGCTGATGCCGCTCACGGACATCACCCAGGACGACCGGGTGAAGAGCGTGCAGCGCAAGGTCTACCTGAAGAAGAACCGCCTGGAGATCTCACCGTTCGTGAGCATCTCCGTGAACGACCCGTTCTATTCGAAGTTCGGCGGGTCGCTCCGGGCGGCCTGGTACCTGTCCGACACGCTGGCCATCTCCGCGCGCGGCTCGTTGATCCAGGTGCTCCCGTCGGATGACGTCCGCACGGCGAAGCGCACCTTCAACAGCAAGATCTACAACTCCGTGCCGAACTGGTCCGCCATGGGCGACCTGGAGTGGGCGCCGCTCTACGGCAAGGTGTCCTTCCTCAACTCCATCCTCCACTTCGACGGCTACCTGCTGGGCGGCATGGGCGTGGTGAGGACGGAGACCTCCGCGCTGCCCGACCGCGGGCTCAACCCGGCCTTCGACCTGGGCCTGGGCATGCGCTTCGTCACCAAGGACTACCTGGCCGTCAACGTGGCCCTGATCAACACCTCCTATGTGGACCAGCCCCTGGGCAGCAGCAAGGGCGCCATCCAGAACGTCATGACCCTCAACGCGGGCATCTCCATCTTCCTGCCCCTCAAGTCGACGGGGAGGGAGTCCGAATGA
- the cglC gene encoding adventurous gliding motility lipoprotein CglC, which produces MFVRSALFLSAVLMLGGCDVKTELGKPCTLVRKATAQEKAEQGREVVEVKEKDIAADQDFISFGSLECEDLICVRDDQSPRSEDPEAPALGYCSKECVQGTTTGCDITRTVDDVEKGLKERMTCRPLLLDQDTLDAIKVADESFYRRTFGENNSPYFCAGATPAAQGN; this is translated from the coding sequence ATGTTCGTGCGATCCGCGCTCTTCCTGTCCGCCGTCCTGATGCTGGGTGGCTGCGACGTCAAAACCGAGCTGGGCAAGCCGTGCACCCTGGTGCGCAAGGCCACGGCCCAGGAGAAGGCGGAGCAGGGCCGCGAGGTGGTGGAGGTGAAGGAGAAGGACATCGCCGCGGATCAGGACTTCATCTCCTTCGGTTCGCTGGAGTGCGAGGACCTCATCTGCGTGCGCGACGACCAGAGCCCCCGCAGCGAGGATCCGGAGGCGCCGGCCCTGGGCTACTGCAGCAAGGAGTGCGTGCAGGGCACGACGACGGGCTGCGATATCACCCGCACCGTGGATGACGTGGAGAAGGGGCTCAAGGAGCGCATGACGTGCCGCCCCCTGCTCCTGGACCAGGACACGCTGGATGCCATCAAGGTCGCCGACGAGAGCTTCTACCGGCGCACCTTCGGCGAGAACAACTCGCCCTACTTCTGCGCGGGCGCCACGCCGGCGGCCCAGGGCAACTGA
- a CDS encoding VWA domain-containing protein, which yields MNRTVLFLALAGGLALTALVLGMPHGDMFPPTRTGVVVPSPLPTPAQGTRASSGSLQVTSRLSHPYVPVGPSETYVTVDLTGAEVPGAKRSPVNLAVVIDRSGSMSGYKLQQAKQAARHLVSLLRDEDRLAIVHYGSDVKSLPSLPATGANRERMLQFIDGIWDDGGTNISAGLSVGRAQLASAMGAATPVNRLILMSDGQPTEGVSDEEGLKNVVKEIRASGITVSSIGVGTDFNENLMQAFAEYGAGAYGFLEDASKLSTLFQRDLQQATTAVARNVELSFDLPPGTTLDEVLGYRYHQAGNTVRVALPDFSAGQVERVVARLHVTGTAPGQSVQVAGLMVAYTDLLVQKDVEDQSLLAAVATDVQEEVVRRQDKEATVYAARARSAQNLQKAAEAMSQGNRAEAKGYLSQNQALFMEASAVAGAAAVAADQEEQSRTMQEYDAAQTDEALKAATKATKVKALKSFGRMGSTY from the coding sequence ATGAATCGTACGGTCCTGTTCCTCGCCCTGGCTGGTGGCCTGGCCCTCACCGCGCTGGTGCTGGGCATGCCCCACGGGGACATGTTCCCCCCCACACGAACCGGCGTCGTCGTGCCCTCCCCGCTGCCCACCCCGGCGCAGGGGACGCGCGCGTCCTCCGGCAGCCTCCAGGTGACGAGCCGGCTGTCGCATCCGTACGTGCCGGTGGGGCCGTCCGAGACGTACGTGACGGTGGACCTCACCGGCGCGGAGGTGCCCGGGGCGAAGAGGAGCCCGGTGAACCTGGCGGTGGTCATCGACCGGTCCGGGTCCATGAGCGGCTACAAGCTCCAGCAGGCGAAGCAGGCCGCGCGGCACCTGGTGTCGCTGCTGCGCGACGAGGACCGGCTGGCCATCGTGCACTACGGCAGCGACGTGAAGAGCCTGCCGTCCCTGCCGGCCACCGGGGCCAACCGCGAGCGGATGCTCCAGTTCATCGACGGCATCTGGGATGACGGTGGCACCAACATCAGCGCGGGCCTGTCCGTGGGCCGCGCGCAGCTGGCCTCCGCCATGGGCGCGGCGACCCCGGTGAACCGCCTCATCCTGATGAGCGACGGCCAGCCCACCGAGGGCGTGTCCGACGAGGAGGGGCTGAAGAACGTGGTGAAGGAGATCCGCGCGTCCGGCATCACGGTGAGCTCCATTGGCGTGGGCACGGACTTCAACGAGAACCTGATGCAGGCCTTCGCGGAGTACGGCGCCGGCGCGTACGGCTTCCTCGAGGACGCGAGCAAGCTGTCCACCCTCTTCCAGCGCGACCTGCAGCAGGCCACCACCGCGGTGGCGCGCAACGTGGAGCTGTCCTTCGACCTGCCCCCGGGCACGACGCTGGATGAGGTACTGGGCTACCGCTACCACCAGGCCGGCAACACGGTGCGCGTGGCGCTGCCGGACTTCTCCGCGGGCCAGGTGGAGCGCGTGGTGGCGCGCCTCCACGTGACGGGGACCGCTCCGGGCCAGTCCGTGCAGGTGGCGGGGCTGATGGTCGCGTACACGGACCTGCTGGTGCAGAAGGACGTGGAGGACCAGTCCCTGCTGGCCGCGGTGGCCACGGACGTGCAGGAGGAGGTCGTCCGGCGCCAGGACAAGGAGGCCACGGTGTACGCGGCCCGGGCCCGCAGCGCGCAGAACCTCCAGAAGGCCGCGGAGGCCATGAGCCAGGGCAACCGTGCCGAGGCGAAGGGCTACCTCTCCCAGAACCAGGCCCTCTTCATGGAGGCGAGCGCGGTGGCGGGCGCGGCGGCGGTGGCGGCGGATCAGGAGGAGCAGTCCCGCACGATGCAGGAATACGACGCCGCGCAGACCGACGAGGCCCTGAAGGCCGCGACGAAGGCCACCAAGGTGAAGGCGCTCAAGAGCTTCGGGCGCATGGGCTCGACGTACTGA
- the purE gene encoding 5-(carboxyamino)imidazole ribonucleotide mutase, with protein MAASASTPWVGVIMGGKSDLEHLQPAIDILAELRIPHEVRVVSAHRTPDWMMEYASSAESRGLSVIIAAAGGAAHLPGMVSSKTLLPVLGVPMPTTVLSGFDALLSIVQMPKGVPVGTQAIGKPGAANAALHAAAILALKYPELRERLAAWRKARTDEVLAQREVAG; from the coding sequence ATGGCGGCGAGCGCGAGCACCCCGTGGGTCGGGGTCATCATGGGCGGCAAGAGCGACCTGGAGCACCTGCAACCGGCGATCGACATCCTCGCCGAGCTGCGCATCCCGCACGAGGTGCGCGTCGTGTCCGCGCACCGCACGCCGGACTGGATGATGGAGTACGCGTCCAGCGCGGAGTCGCGCGGCCTGTCCGTCATCATCGCCGCGGCGGGCGGCGCGGCGCACCTGCCCGGCATGGTGTCCAGCAAGACGCTGCTGCCCGTGCTGGGCGTGCCCATGCCCACCACCGTGCTGTCCGGCTTCGACGCGCTGCTCTCCATCGTGCAGATGCCCAAGGGCGTGCCGGTGGGGACGCAGGCCATTGGCAAGCCCGGGGCCGCCAACGCGGCGCTGCACGCGGCGGCCATCCTGGCGCTGAAGTACCCGGAGCTGCGCGAGCGGCTGGCCGCATGGCGCAAGGCCCGCACGGATGAGGTGCTGGCGCAGCGCGAGGTGGCGGGATGA
- the purK gene encoding 5-(carboxyamino)imidazole ribonucleotide synthase, protein MSGPMVLPGGTLGILGGGQLGRMMALAARTLGYQVQALDPDSACPSRSVVDRCLTASFSDTAAAEDLARQCDVVTLEIEKVSLSTLNAVARHAPMRPGASVLEVVQHRGRQKAWLARGGFPLGPWREANSEEALSQAITALGGRCFIKSSEGGYDGRGQYEVTSASEAAVAWKELGGRSVVVEAALDLKAELSVLVARGPDGQLAVYPPAFNHHEERILAWSLLPGPLPPAVLTQASQVARDITDGLKVEGLLVVEMFLLGDGTLLVNEVAPRPHNSFHSTEVACLTSQFEQAVRAVCNLPLGSVEVVRPAAIVNLLGDLWLQEGGPRFAQALALPGVRLHLYGKRDARKGRKMGHLSAVGSTPEDALQRVKAAATALGM, encoded by the coding sequence ATGAGCGGCCCCATGGTGCTTCCGGGCGGGACGCTGGGCATCCTGGGCGGCGGCCAGCTGGGGCGCATGATGGCGCTCGCGGCGCGCACGCTGGGCTACCAGGTGCAGGCGTTGGATCCGGACTCGGCGTGCCCGTCCCGCTCCGTGGTGGACCGCTGCCTCACCGCGTCCTTCTCCGACACGGCGGCGGCGGAGGACCTGGCGCGACAGTGCGACGTGGTGACGCTGGAGATTGAAAAGGTGTCGCTGTCCACGCTCAACGCGGTGGCCCGGCACGCGCCCATGCGGCCCGGCGCCTCCGTGCTGGAGGTGGTGCAGCACCGCGGCCGGCAGAAGGCCTGGCTCGCCAGGGGCGGCTTCCCGCTGGGCCCGTGGCGCGAGGCGAACTCGGAGGAGGCGCTGTCCCAGGCCATCACCGCGCTGGGCGGCAGGTGCTTCATCAAGTCCAGCGAGGGTGGCTACGACGGGCGCGGCCAGTACGAGGTGACGTCGGCCTCCGAGGCGGCCGTCGCGTGGAAGGAGCTGGGCGGGCGCTCCGTGGTGGTGGAGGCCGCGCTGGACCTGAAGGCGGAGCTGTCCGTGCTGGTGGCGCGGGGGCCGGATGGCCAGCTCGCGGTGTATCCGCCCGCGTTCAACCACCATGAGGAGCGCATCCTCGCGTGGTCGCTGCTCCCCGGCCCGCTGCCTCCGGCCGTGCTGACGCAGGCGTCGCAGGTGGCGCGCGACATCACCGACGGGCTGAAGGTGGAGGGCCTCCTGGTGGTGGAGATGTTCCTGTTGGGAGACGGGACGCTGCTCGTCAACGAGGTGGCGCCCCGGCCGCACAACAGCTTCCACTCGACGGAGGTGGCGTGCCTGACGAGCCAGTTCGAACAGGCCGTGCGCGCGGTGTGCAACCTGCCCCTGGGCTCCGTGGAGGTGGTGCGCCCCGCGGCCATCGTGAACCTGCTGGGCGACCTGTGGCTCCAGGAGGGCGGGCCCCGCTTCGCGCAGGCGCTGGCGCTGCCCGGCGTCCGGCTGCACCTGTACGGCAAGCGCGACGCGCGCAAGGGCCGCAAGATGGGCCACCTGTCCGCGGTGGGCAGCACGCCCGAGGACGCGCTCCAGCGGGTGAAGGCCGCCGCCACGGCCCTGGGGATGTAA
- the ybaK gene encoding Cys-tRNA(Pro) deacylase, with protein sequence MKTNAARLLDSLGIAYALRDYDVDPDDLSAETVAAKVGMPAEQVFKTLVAKGDRTGVLMAVVPGNAELDLKALARLSGDRKVDTVPLKELQPLTGYIRGGVTALGGKKDYPVFVDETLELFDAVAVSAGVRGTQLVLAPADYLRVTKGRTGPISRPKA encoded by the coding sequence ATGAAGACGAACGCCGCCCGGCTCCTGGACTCGCTCGGCATCGCGTACGCGCTGCGCGACTACGACGTGGATCCGGACGACCTGTCCGCGGAGACGGTGGCCGCGAAGGTGGGCATGCCGGCGGAGCAGGTCTTCAAGACGCTGGTGGCCAAGGGCGACCGCACCGGCGTGCTGATGGCGGTGGTGCCGGGCAACGCGGAGCTGGACTTGAAGGCCCTGGCGCGGCTGTCCGGCGACCGCAAGGTGGACACCGTTCCCCTCAAGGAGCTGCAGCCGCTCACCGGCTACATCCGGGGCGGCGTCACCGCGCTCGGGGGCAAGAAGGACTATCCCGTCTTCGTGGATGAGACGCTGGAGCTGTTCGACGCGGTGGCGGTGTCCGCGGGGGTGCGCGGGACGCAGCTCGTCCTCGCCCCGGCGGACTACCTCCGCGTGACGAAGGGCAGGACGGGACCCATTTCGCGGCCGAAGGCGTAG